The genomic region aagtagaaaaatattattcttcAAAATTCTTTTGTGGATCGAAAGATGCTTATTGTCAGGTTGGATGAACCCCAGTATTTCTGACATCACATTTCATCTCCGCTTCCTGTTTCGCAGGGGCTGAGGAAGGGGAGACGTGGCAGAGGAATCAGTCCTCTCTGGCAGACTTCGTCCTGGAAGGGCTGTTTGATGACTCTCTCGCccaccttttccttttctccttgaccATGGTGGTCTTCCTTATTGCTGTGAGTGGCAACACCCTCACCCTTCTCCTCATCTGTGCCGATCCCCGGCTTCATACACCCATGTACCTCCTCCTCAGCCAGCTCTCTCTCATGGATCTGATGCACGTCTCTACAACCATCCCCAAGATGGCGACCAACTACCTATCTGGCCAGAAGTCCATCTCCTTTGTGGGCTGTGCGACCCAGCACTTCCTCTATCTGACTCTGGGTGGGGCGGAGTGTCTTCTCCTAGCATTCATGTCCTACGACCGCTATGTTgccatctgtcatcccctgcGCTACACTGTTCTCATGAGCAGAAAGGTGACGCGAATGATGGCTGCCATGTCTTGGTTGGGAGCATCGCTGAATTCCCTAATTTTCACGGCAAGCTTGATGCGCTTCCCTTTCTGCGGGCCTCGGCAAATCCACCACTTCTACTGTGAGTTTCCAGCTGTCGTGAAGCTGGTATGTGGCGACATCACTGTGTATGAGGCCAC from Odocoileus virginianus isolate 20LAN1187 ecotype Illinois chromosome 33, Ovbor_1.2, whole genome shotgun sequence harbors:
- the OR2AE1 gene encoding olfactory receptor 2AE1; its protein translation is MVVFLIAVSGNTLTLLLICADPRLHTPMYLLLSQLSLMDLMHVSTTIPKMATNYLSGQKSISFVGCATQHFLYLTLGGAECLLLAFMSYDRYVAICHPLRYTVLMSRKVTRMMAAMSWLGASLNSLIFTASLMRFPFCGPRQIHHFYCEFPAVVKLVCGDITVYEATVYVSTLLLLLLPILLISASYVFILHSVIQMRAAGSKRNAFATCSSHLTVVSLWFGACIFSYMRPRSQRTPLQDKVGSVFYSIITPTLNPLIYTLRNKDVAKALRRVLGRDLITQRSQVQLSWVH